The nucleotide sequence GGGACCCCCTTGTGTCCCCTCCGGCCCCTCGGGACCCCCTtgtcccctcctgtcccttTGGGTACCCCTTTatccccctccatcccctcgGGGACCCCCTTGTGTCCCCCCGGCCCCTCGGGACCCCCTtgtcccctcctgtcccttTGGGTACCCCTTTatccccctccatcccctcgGGGACCCCCTTGTGTCCCCTCCGGCCCCTCGGGACCCCCTtgtcccctcctgtcccttTGGGTACCCCTTTatccccctccatcccctcgGGGACCCCCTTGTGTCCCCTCCGGCCCCTCGGGACCCCCTtgtcccctcctgtcccttTGGGTACCCCTTTatccccctccatcccctcgGGGACCCCCTTGTGTCCCCCCGGCCCCTCGGGACCCCCTtgtcccctcctgtcccttTGGGTACCCCTTTatccccctccatcccctcgGGGACCCCCTTGTGTCCCCTCCGGCCCCTCGGGACCCCCTtgtcccctcctgtcccttTGGGTACCCCTTTatccccctccatcccctcgggacccccttgtcccctcctgtcccttTGGGGACCCCTTTatccccctccatcccctcgGGACCCCCTTGTGTCCCCCCAGCCCTTCGGGACCCCCTtgtcccctcctgtcccttTGGGTACCCCTTGtgtcccctccatccccttggggacccccgtgtcccctcccatcccctcgGGGACCGTCCCCACCGAGGGTCAGGGCCGGGGGTCCTCGTGCCGGGGGGAACACGCCTGTCCCTGGCCAGCACGGGGCCCTTGGCAGGActtggggtgggtggggggtgtccccaagggggtccggggctccccagggtggtggtggtggtgggggtgtccccaagggggtgcggggctccccagggtggtgtgggggggtggggtgtccccaagggggtctggggctccccagggtggtggtggggggtggggtgtccccaagggggtccggggctccccagggtggtgggggggggggtgtccccaagggggtgcggggctccccagggtggtggtggtgggggggtgtccccaagggggtccggggctccccagggtggtggtggtggggggggtgtccccagggtcccCCAAAGGCTCGGCGTGTCCCGGCAGAGCCGCACCCGCTGCTGCTGAAGGTgatggagctgcaggagcagagcccagggctgggggtcggggggggccTGGCCCTGCGCCCCCCGGACCTCCCCCCGTTGCTGCGGGCCCTGAAGCTGCAGGCGCCGCTGCGGCAGCTCCGGCTGCGCGGCTGCGGCCTCCCCGACGCCGCGGCCACCGACCTGGCGGCCACGCTGGCCACCCtgccctccctcaccctgctcgACCTGGCCGGGAACCGCCTGGGCGCCCAGGGGCTgcggctgctcctgccccccggcccccccggccccgccggcgccTTCCAGGTACGCCTGgctttggggggtgggggggggggtggggggggccccCGAGGgacacggggcggggggacacggaTGGGGACGGTGCTGGCCTCGTCCGGCCGCATGGGGGGTTGCGGTGTGGGGCAACCAgccagggcccccccccccccccccaagctttTGTGCCCCCCCCGAACCTCTTCGGTCCCCCCCAAAGCTCTTATGCCCCCCCCAACCTCTTCGGTCCCCCCCAAAGCTCTTATGCCCCCCCCCAACCTCTTCGGTCCCCCCCAAAGCTCTTATGCCCCCCTGAACCTCTTGTGCCCCCCCAACCTCTTTGGTTCCCCCCAAACCTCTTgtgccccccccaaatcccttgCCTGTCCCCcaaatctcttccttttcccctaAAACCCACGTCCATCCCCCCTTAAACTTTGTGCCGTCCCTTAAACTTGCCCTTTGTCCCCCAAACCACAACTttggcccccccaaacccctcgcCCGGCCCCCAAAACTCTCCTTTGCCCCCCTAAGTCTCTTCTTGGTGCCCCAAACCTCTTGCCTGTCCCCCAAATCTGTTCCTTTTCCCCTAAAACCCGCGTCCATCCCCCCTTAAACTTCGTGCCGTCCCTTAAACTTGTCCTTTGTCCCCCAAACCACAACTTTGTCCCCCTCAAATCTCTCCTTGATCCCCCAAAACCCTCACCCGGCCCCTAAATCATTCCTTTGCCCCCCTAAATCTCTCTCTCGTCCCCCAAACCCCTCGCCCAGCCCCCCAAACTCTCCTTTGCCCCCCTAAATATCTCCTTGGTCCCCCAAATCGCTTCCCTTTCCCCTAAAACCCGCGTCCATCCCCCCTTAAACGTCGTCCCATCCCTTAAACTTGTCTGTTGTCCCCCCAAATCTCTCCGTGATCCCCCCCAAACCTCTCCGTTGTCCCCCCGAACCCCCTCACCCGGCCTGGCAGAGCCTGGAGGAGCTGGACCTGAGCCTAAACCCCCTGGGCGACGGCGGCTGCCGGCCCCTGGCCCAGCTGCTGCGGCGCTGCCCGGCGCTCACCACGCTGCGGCTGCAGGCCTGCGGCTTCGGCGACGCCTTCGCCCTCGCCGGTACGGGGGGCTCGCGGTTCCCGGGAGCCGCACGGGGGGGCTCGCGGTGCCGGGGGTCCCGTCCCGGGAGCCCTTGGGGGGCTCTCGCGGCGCGGGGGTCCCATCCCGGGAGCCGTCAGGGGCTCGTGGCGCGGGGGTCCCGTCCTGGGAGCCCTTGGGGGGCTCTCACGGCGCGGGGGTCCCGTCCTGGGAGCCCTTGGGGGGCTCTCACGGCGCGGGGGTCCCGTCCTGGGAGCCCTTGGGGGGCTCTCGCGGCGCGGGGGTCCCGTCCTGGGAGCCCTTGGGGGGCTCTCGCGGCACGGGGGTCCCGTCCTGGGAGGCTTTGGGGGGCTCTCGCGGCACGGGGGTCCCGTCCCGGGAGCCCTTGGGGGGCTCTCACGGCGCGGGGGTCCCGTCCCGGGAGCCCTTGGGGGGCTCTCGCGGCACGGGTGTCCCGTCCTGGGAGCCATCGGGGGGCTCGTGGCGCGGGGGTACCATCCTGGGAACCCTTGGGGGGCTCTCGCGGTGCCGGGGGTCCCATCCCGGGAACCCTTGGGGGGCTCTTGTGGCGCGGGGGGTCCCGTCCCGGGAGCCCTTGGGGGGCTCTCGCGGCGCGGGGGTCCCGTCCTGGGAGCTGTCGGGGGGCTTGCGGTGCCGGGGGTCCCATCCTGGGAACCCTTGGGGGGCTCTCGCGGCGCAGGGGTCCTGTCCCGGGAGCCCTTGGGGGGCTCTCACGGCGCGGGGGTCCCGTCCTGGGAGCTGTCGGGGGGCTTGCGGTGCCGGGGGTCCCATCCTGGGAACCCTTGGGGGGCTCTCGCGGTGCAGGGGTCCTGTCCCGGGAGCCGTCGGGGGGCTCTTGTGGCACGGGGGTCCCATCCCGGGAGCCATCGGGGGTCTCGTGGCGCGGGGGTCCCATCCCGGGAGCCGTCAGGGGGGGCTCTTGCGGTGCCGGGGGTCCCATCCCGGGAACCCTTGGGGGGCTCTTGTGGCGCGGGGGTCCCATCCCGGGAACCCTTGGGGGGGCTCTCGCGGCGCAGGGGTCCTGTCCCGGGAGCCCTTGGGGGGCTCTCACGGCGCGGGGGTCCCGTCCTGGGAGCTGTCGGGGGGCTTGCGGTGCCGGGGGTCCCATCCTGGGAACCCTTGGGGGGCTCTCGCGGCGCGGGGGTCCCATCCCGGGAACCCTTGGGGGGCTCTCACGGTGCGGGGGTCCCGTCCCGGGAGCCATCGGGGGTCTCGTGGCGCGGGGGTCCCATCCCGGGAGCCCTTGGGGGGCTCTCGCGGCGCGGGGGTCCCATCCCAGGAGCCGTTGGGGGGCTCTCGCGGTGCCGGGGGTCCCATCCTGAGAGCCGTCGGGGGGCTCTCGCGGCGCGGGGGTCCCATCCCAGGAGCCGTTGGGGGGCTCTCGTGGTGCCGGGGGTCCCATCCTGAGAGCCGTCGGGGGGCTCTCGCGGCGTGGGGGTCCCATCCCAGGAGCCGTTGGGGGGCTCTCGCCGGGGCTGGGTCCCATCCCGGGAACCCTTGGGGGGCTCTCATGGCACCAGGGTTGGCTCCTGGGTGCCACCGGGGGTCTCTGGTTGCGCCGGGGTTGGCTCCCGGGAGCCGCCGGGGGTCCCtcgccgcggggcgggggtcTCACCGCGGGGGTCTCACCGCGCCGGCGCTCGCTCCCAGGTCCCGCCCGGCTGCAGACGTTGGTCTTGTCCCGCAACGCGCTgggcccggcggggctggggcggctCCTCGGCAGCGCGCCCTGCCGCGGCCTCGCCCGCCTGGAGCTGGGCTCCGTCGCCGGCCCGCcgggcccccagcccctcgccgGGACCCTCGGCAGGTACCTGGCGCAGGTGAGGGCGGCGGGGGTCCCCGAGGGGGCGCGGGGTGGGTGGGTGCGGGGTGTGGGGTGACCCACGGGACACCCCCGCTCCCGCACCGACGCCTCCGTCCCGCAGGAGGGCTGCGCCCTGAGCCACCTCACGCTCTCCGGGAACCGCCTGGGCGACGGCGACGTCCTGGAGGTGGCCAGGTGAGGGGGacaaggggtggggggtgacaaAGgcggtgggtggggggggggacacagatgGATCCTGGCACCAGGACCCCCAACCTCCACCTCCCAGCGGCGGCGCGGTGCCAGCTCCGGCACGGGAGCGCGGTGAGGGACCCCTTCGGGGATGGAGGGGGACGCCTTTGGGGACAAGGGGACCCCTTTGGGGACAAGGGGACCCCTTTGGGGACAAGGGGACCCCTTTGGGGACAAGGGGACCCCTTTGGGGACAAGGGGACCCCCCCTCGCcatctctccccctcccccacagGTGTCTCCCCGCTTGCCCGGCCCTGGTTTCCCTGGATTTCTCGGCTAACCCCGGCAtcggcgcggcggggctgcgggcgcTGCTCTCCGCCCTGGAAGAACGGGGCCAGGGGCTGCGGTTCCTCAGCCTGGCAGGtccggggggcggcggggggcggcggggggcggcggggggcggccccgcgaGCTCACACCGGCCCCTTTTTCCCCACCAGGTTGTTCCCTGGAAGGGCCGTTGGACGACGCCACTTGGGCCAGAACCACCGGCAACATCCGAGACCTCCGGCTCTGCGGGCGGCACGTCGGCAAAGCCCGGcgcggccgcgccgccgcggggTTTTAACCGATTACACCCCTTATTTATGAACGCGGCTGCTGCTTTTCGGGGTCCCGGCGTCACCGCACCGGTGGTTTATtgtccctgccttcctcttAACGCCGGGAAGGCCCGGGAGGGAAGCGGGGGCGGGGAGGCAGCGGCGGTGCCGGCGCGTGCCGGCGCGCTCAGGAGTGGAGGAAGCGGTTGAAGGCGTTGTAGGCGGATTCCAGGTCGAACAACATCTGCCGGACCTGGGAATCGTCCAGCTCGTCCGACGCCGACATCCCGCTGAGCGTCTGGAgcctgggatggggaaggggggggaaaaaaagggtgggggggtgggggctgcgTCCGCGGCGCCCCGAAACCGGCGCCCCCGGCACTCACCATTGGTTGACTTTCTGCCTCCCCTCGAAGTCGGGGGGCAGGTGGCTCATGCGGTTCATCGTCTCCATCAGCTCCCGTAGGTCCGGCTGGATCTGGGGAGGGAACGCGGGGTGAGCCGCCGCGCCGGCGTCGCCGCAGCGGGGCTGCcgcgggcgggagccctaccTCGTCCATGGCTCGGATCTCCAGGCGCAGCTTGTCCATCACCGTGATGAAGAGCTGCGGGAGAAGGAGGGTGTGGGGCGTACGGCTCCACCGCCACCCCACGGCTCCACCGccacccctcccgccccgccaaCACCGCCGCGGCCGAGCCCCCGGCGCCGTACGGAGACGATGTCGGCGATGCAGCGGTTGAGGTTGCCCTTGTCGTCCTTGATGGTGATGGGCCGGTCCTCCTTGATCCTCTCCATGGCCAAGGGACAGTCGAGCTGCGGGGAGACGCCGCCGTCAGCGGCACGACCGGCCACCGGCCGAGGCTCGCGCCGGCGCCGCCGCGGCTCACCCGGAACTTGCGGCAGAAGTCGTCGATGGAGCTGATCTCGGAGCCCTGCACTTGTTTAAGCGCGGCTTTGAACTGGACCAGGAGGCGGGAGCAGGCGGCCGTGTACCTGCGGGGGACGGCGACGGCGT is from Phalacrocorax carbo unplaced genomic scaffold, bPhaCar2.1 SCAFFOLD_245, whole genome shotgun sequence and encodes:
- the VPS28 gene encoding vacuolar protein sorting-associated protein 28 homolog isoform X1, translated to MFHGIAGAPGMGAPGNKPELYEEVKLYKNAREREKYDNMAELFAVVKTLQALEKAYIKDCVSPNEYTAACSRLLVQFKAALKQVQGSEISSIDDFCRKFRLDCPLAMERIKEDRPITIKDDKGNLNRCIADIVSLFITVMDKLRLEIRAMDEIQPDLRELMETMNRMSHLPPDFEGRQKVNQWLQTLSGMSASDELDDSQVRQMLFDLESAYNAFNRFLHS
- the VPS28 gene encoding vacuolar protein sorting-associated protein 28 homolog isoform X2, producing the protein MAELFAVVKTLQALEKAYIKDCVSPNEYTAACSRLLVQFKAALKQVQGSEISSIDDFCRKFRLDCPLAMERIKEDRPITIKDDKGNLNRCIADIVSLFITVMDKLRLEIRAMDEIQPDLRELMETMNRMSHLPPDFEGRQKVNQWLQTLSGMSASDELDDSQVRQMLFDLESAYNAFNRFLHS